A single genomic interval of Centropristis striata isolate RG_2023a ecotype Rhode Island chromosome 8, C.striata_1.0, whole genome shotgun sequence harbors:
- the bag6 gene encoding large proline-rich protein BAG6 isoform X1: MEEQTADIEVTVKTLDSQSRTYTVGAQLTVKEFKEHIAPSVGIPVDKQRLIYQGRVLQDERTLADYNVDGKVIHLVERAPPPPSQPGSGSGGTSADSGPSSSSQGTSQVPPHDRNANSYVMLGTFNLPVNIMDPQQIQMSVQQMVSGMGENARNARVTTSTGSNGSVNVHIDMDQPVQSEPRLRLVLAENLLRDINDVIHRMEGRTSDSSAQNETTTTAAAAAAAAAPPPPSSSSTTSTPSPSAQPMDTSPPPTTPPPPTTTSSAQSEGPTPQPGPNHPSPAELAEMLSELRRVEERLQPFIQRAHTILETATTAEYNNNTEREEDQRTLILTWECLRLLGNALVALSDLRLNLMSPVPRHLHVVRPFSHYATPVTLPGAVHHHIPVQMNLGAAANSTEGQAPSSQPSGQSEQAGQGQTPPSQTSPSNQQAGPGQAGPRVIRISHQAVPVVMMQMNTDGPGANPAAAGQQMPGQPGALPPDFMRNLMQQISQYAAAVATSAATAAATGQPAPPQPTPPGYSSTANSSTTTTGPNTPTTTPTAPPPPPHAGPQPQARVVFTRPPFATNMPPPAFGTRGTTINVRAAMPGQQPGQAFNPAALNQMISGLVGQLLLPGQMAGQTVTSSSSTSTSSSSSFSSSSQTSSASSSFSFSTSGPTPPPTTSSTGTPNQSETNTSDPQSQEMPPDLSQLLGSLLGGAAAGPLGAPSITVTTSGVPAFIQGVSEFMQQAQPIFSPPPPPSGTTPAAGPNPTPNPPAGAGAEALNPELFTGIVRGVLSTMMGSLGQAQNDTESIAQFMQRLSQATNIFISPEDPTGFFGELLMLVCQTFTMSDLVMLLHGQHQPLGRIQPQLSQFFTQNYLNGREPTDENIAASADSLVNELEEYISESFRESSVTVLEGVDVTQTNMSFFRQQLMHIATHILRCTDDSFGPRLLQMCNQALFECLALNLHCLRGDQRALTAVINHRIRRMSSDISPSLVNWMTSMMTMRLQVILEHIPITQEQIQNYIVHTQRDQSSATGAQEPERAQSATIGDTLSPAAATTAEEAMSVSHETRASSRETRALPGDLGASGGAAPLGGDMAAAGAEGGSEESARESEAWAAAVPPEWVPIIRCDMMTQRKMKAQPPLSDAYLHGMPAKRRKTGLSGGSLLSLSDAVSQAARTAGVKPITSAERLQDDLETQDLKEAYAEQVKSDIKKRVREDPDFNSQQFPNAHRAFPSDS; this comes from the exons ATGTGGATGGCAAGGTGATACATCTCGTGGAACGGGCACCCCCTCCGCCCTCCCAGCCTGGATCAGGGTCAGGCGGCACTTCAGCAGACAGCGGACCCTCCTCGTCCTCCCAGGGTACATCACAAGTGCCTCCTCATGATCGCAACGCTAACAGCTACGTAATGCTCGGCACCTTCAACCTCCCCGTCAACATCATGGACCCCCAGCAGATACAG ATGTCGGTTCAGCAGATGGTGTCTGGTATGGGAGAGAATGCCAGGAATGCCAGAGTTACAACCAGCACTGGG agCAATGGGTCTGTAAATGTGCACATTGATATGGACCAACCAGTGCAGAGCGAGCCAAGGCTGAGACTGGTGCTGGCTGAGAACCTGCTGAGGGACATCAATGATGTCATCCACAGGATGGAG GGTCGGACGAGCGACTCATCTGCCCAAAACGAGAcaactactactgctgctgctgctgctgctgctgctgctccccctcctccctcatcTTCATCTACCACCTCCactccctctccctctgctcAACCCATGGACACCTCCCCACCTCCGACAACTCCCCCACCACCAACCACCACCTCTTCAGCACAATCTGAGGGACCAACACCCCAACCCGGACCCAA tcaCCCCAGCCCTGCTGAGTTGGCGGAGATGTTGTCTGAGCTGCGGCGGGTGGAGGAGAGACTGCAGCCCTTTATTCAGAGAGCTCACACCATCCTGGAGACAGCCACCACCGCAGAGTACAACAATAATACG gagagagaagaagaccAGCGCACTCTCATCCTGACGTGGGAGTGTCTCCGTCTCCTTGGTAACGCCCTTGTGGCCCTCAGTGACCTGCGACTGAACCTCATGAGCCCTGTGCCCCGCCACCTGCATGTGGTGCGGCCGTTTTCACACTATGCCACCCCCGTCACTCTGCCTGGAGCTGTTCACCACCACATCCCGGTGCAA ATGAACCTGGGTGCTGCGGCTAACAGCACTGAGGGACAGGCCCCGTCCAGCCAGCCATCCGGCCAGAGTGAGCAGGCAGGTCAGGGACAGACCCCCCCCTCACAGACTTCCCCGTCCAATCAGCAGGCTGGACCGGGACAGGCCGGCCCCCGTGTCATCAGGATCAGCCACCAGGCAGTTCCGGTGGTCATGATGCAGATGAACACGGATG GTCCAGGTGCTAaccctgctgcagctggacaGCAAATGCCTGGACAACCAG GTGCCCTCCCCCCTGACTTCATGAGGAATCTCATGCAACAGATCAGCCAATATGCTGCCGCCGTAGCTACAAGCGCTGCCACCGCCGCCGCCACTGGCCAACCAGCACCACCCCAGCCCACCCCTCCTGGATACAGCTCCACAGCCAACTCCTCAACTACCACCACAGGTCCCAACACACCCACCACCACCCCTACtgctcccccaccacctccacatGCTGGCCCCCAGCCCCAGGCCAGGGTTGTGTTCACCCGGCCCCCCTTTGCAACTAACATGCCCCCTCCGGCCTTCGGCACCCGGGGAACCACCATAAATGTGAGGGCAGCCATGCCGGGCCAGCAGCCAGGGCAG GCTTTCAACCCTGCTGCTCTCAACCAGATGATAAGTGGACTGGTTGGACAGCTTTTGCTGCCAGGACAAATGG CTGGTCAAACAGTgacttcttcctcctccacgTCCacatcttcctcttcctccttttcctcctcctctcaaacCTCCTCAGCCTCCTCCTCATTTTCTTTCTCCACCTCGGGTCCAACTCCTCCGCCTACCACAAGCTCTACTGGTACACCGAACCAATCTGAGACCAACACCAGTGACCCCCAGTCCCAGGAGATGCCCCCAGACCTCAGCCAGCTCCTGGGTTCTCTCTTGGGCGGTGCCGCTGCTGGCCCTCTAGGGGCCCCTTCAATTACTGTCACTACATCTGGTGTCCCAGCTTTCATCCAGGGAGTGAGTGAATTCATGCAGCAG GCCCAACCCATCTTCTCTCCACCCCCACCTCCATCTGGCACCACTCCTGCTGCAGGGCCCAACCCCACTCCCAATCCCCCTGCTGGAGCCGGAGCCGAGGCCCTCAACCCGGAGCTGTTCACAGGCATCGTCCGTGGTGTCCTGAGCACCATGATGGGCTCCCTGGGCCAGGCCCAGAACGACACAGAGAGCATTGCCCAGTTCATGCAGAGGCTGTCACAGGCTACCAACATTTTCATCAGTCCTGAAGATCCtactg GGTTTTTTGGAGAGCTGCTGATGTTGGTGTGCCAGACATTCACCATGTCAGACCTGGTGATGCTGCTTCATGGCCAGCACCAGCCCCTCGGCCGCATCCAGCCTCAGCTGTCCCAGTTCTTCACCCAGAACTACCTCAACGGCAGAGAGCCCACAGACGAGAACATTGCT GCTTCGGCTGACAGCCTTGTTAATGAGCTGGAGGAGTATATCAGTGAGAGTTTT AGAGAGTCTTCAGTCACAGTGTTGGAGGGTGTTGACGTCACTCAGACCAACATGTCTTTCTTCAGAcagcagctgatgcacattGCCACACATATTCTGCGTTGCACAG ATGATTCATTTGGACCCCGGCTGCTACAGATGTGCAACCAGGCATTGTTTGAGTGTCTTGCTCTCAACCTGCACTGCCTGAGAGGAGACCAGAGAGCCCTCACCGCAGTCATCAACCACCGAATA CGGAGGATGTCCAGTGACATCAGCCCCAGCCTGGTCAACTGGATGACCAGCATGATGACGATGAGGCTGCAGGTGATTCTGGAGCACATCCCCATCACACAGGAGCAGATCCAGAACTACATCGTTCACACACAG AGAGATCAGTCTTCTGCAACTGGCGCACAAGAGCCTGAACGAGCACAAAGTGCAACG ATTGGGGACACCCTCTCACCAGCTGCAGCGACAACAGCAGAGGAGGCCATGTCTGTGTCACACGAAACAAGGGCGTCATCACGGGAAACGAGGGCGTTGCCTGGAGACCTGGGAGCCTCAGGAGGAGCCGCACCATTAGGTGGCGACATGGCAGCGGCCGGAGCTGAGGGAGGGAGCGAGGAGTCTGCACGAGAGTCCGAGGCCTGGGCAGCTGCCGTTCCACCT GAATGGGTGCCCATCATCAGGTGTGATATGATGACCCAGAGGAAGATGAAGGCTCAGCCCCCGCTGTCTGATGCTTACCTGCACGGCATGCCGGCCAAACGCAGAAAG accGGACTGAGTGGTGGAagcctcctctccctctctgatgCGGTGAGTCAAGCAGCCAGGACAGCAGGAGTGAAGCCCATCACTTCTGCTGAGCGGTTACAAGACGATCTGGAGACCCAGGACCTGAAAGAAGCGTATGCAGAACAG
- the bag6 gene encoding large proline-rich protein BAG6 isoform X2, with amino-acid sequence MEEQTADIEVTVKTLDSQSRTYTVGAQLTVKEFKEHIAPSVGIPVDKQRLIYQGRVLQDERTLADYNVDGKVIHLVERAPPPPSQPGSGSGGTSADSGPSSSSQGTSQVPPHDRNANSYVMLGTFNLPVNIMDPQQIQMSVQQMVSGMGENARNARVTTSTGSNGSVNVHIDMDQPVQSEPRLRLVLAENLLRDINDVIHRMEGRTSDSSAQNETTTTAAAAAAAAAPPPPSSSSTTSTPSPSAQPMDTSPPPTTPPPPTTTSSAQSEGPTPQPGPNHPSPAELAEMLSELRRVEERLQPFIQRAHTILETATTAEYNNNTEREEDQRTLILTWECLRLLGNALVALSDLRLNLMSPVPRHLHVVRPFSHYATPVTLPGAVHHHIPVQMNLGAAANSTEGQAPSSQPSGQSEQAGQGQTPPSQTSPSNQQAGPGQAGPRVIRISHQAVPVVMMQMNTDGPGANPAAAGQQMPGQPGALPPDFMRNLMQQISQYAAAVATSAATAAATGQPAPPQPTPPGYSSTANSSTTTTGPNTPTTTPTAPPPPPHAGPQPQARVVFTRPPFATNMPPPAFGTRGTTINVRAAMPGQQPGQAFNPAALNQMISGLVGQLLLPGQMASSSFSFSTSGPTPPPTTSSTGTPNQSETNTSDPQSQEMPPDLSQLLGSLLGGAAAGPLGAPSITVTTSGVPAFIQGVSEFMQQAQPIFSPPPPPSGTTPAAGPNPTPNPPAGAGAEALNPELFTGIVRGVLSTMMGSLGQAQNDTESIAQFMQRLSQATNIFISPEDPTGFFGELLMLVCQTFTMSDLVMLLHGQHQPLGRIQPQLSQFFTQNYLNGREPTDENIAASADSLVNELEEYISESFRESSVTVLEGVDVTQTNMSFFRQQLMHIATHILRCTDDSFGPRLLQMCNQALFECLALNLHCLRGDQRALTAVINHRIRRMSSDISPSLVNWMTSMMTMRLQVILEHIPITQEQIQNYIVHTQRDQSSATGAQEPERAQSATIGDTLSPAAATTAEEAMSVSHETRASSRETRALPGDLGASGGAAPLGGDMAAAGAEGGSEESARESEAWAAAVPPEWVPIIRCDMMTQRKMKAQPPLSDAYLHGMPAKRRKTGLSGGSLLSLSDAVSQAARTAGVKPITSAERLQDDLETQDLKEAYAEQVKSDIKKRVREDPDFNSQQFPNAHRAFPSDS; translated from the exons ATGTGGATGGCAAGGTGATACATCTCGTGGAACGGGCACCCCCTCCGCCCTCCCAGCCTGGATCAGGGTCAGGCGGCACTTCAGCAGACAGCGGACCCTCCTCGTCCTCCCAGGGTACATCACAAGTGCCTCCTCATGATCGCAACGCTAACAGCTACGTAATGCTCGGCACCTTCAACCTCCCCGTCAACATCATGGACCCCCAGCAGATACAG ATGTCGGTTCAGCAGATGGTGTCTGGTATGGGAGAGAATGCCAGGAATGCCAGAGTTACAACCAGCACTGGG agCAATGGGTCTGTAAATGTGCACATTGATATGGACCAACCAGTGCAGAGCGAGCCAAGGCTGAGACTGGTGCTGGCTGAGAACCTGCTGAGGGACATCAATGATGTCATCCACAGGATGGAG GGTCGGACGAGCGACTCATCTGCCCAAAACGAGAcaactactactgctgctgctgctgctgctgctgctgctccccctcctccctcatcTTCATCTACCACCTCCactccctctccctctgctcAACCCATGGACACCTCCCCACCTCCGACAACTCCCCCACCACCAACCACCACCTCTTCAGCACAATCTGAGGGACCAACACCCCAACCCGGACCCAA tcaCCCCAGCCCTGCTGAGTTGGCGGAGATGTTGTCTGAGCTGCGGCGGGTGGAGGAGAGACTGCAGCCCTTTATTCAGAGAGCTCACACCATCCTGGAGACAGCCACCACCGCAGAGTACAACAATAATACG gagagagaagaagaccAGCGCACTCTCATCCTGACGTGGGAGTGTCTCCGTCTCCTTGGTAACGCCCTTGTGGCCCTCAGTGACCTGCGACTGAACCTCATGAGCCCTGTGCCCCGCCACCTGCATGTGGTGCGGCCGTTTTCACACTATGCCACCCCCGTCACTCTGCCTGGAGCTGTTCACCACCACATCCCGGTGCAA ATGAACCTGGGTGCTGCGGCTAACAGCACTGAGGGACAGGCCCCGTCCAGCCAGCCATCCGGCCAGAGTGAGCAGGCAGGTCAGGGACAGACCCCCCCCTCACAGACTTCCCCGTCCAATCAGCAGGCTGGACCGGGACAGGCCGGCCCCCGTGTCATCAGGATCAGCCACCAGGCAGTTCCGGTGGTCATGATGCAGATGAACACGGATG GTCCAGGTGCTAaccctgctgcagctggacaGCAAATGCCTGGACAACCAG GTGCCCTCCCCCCTGACTTCATGAGGAATCTCATGCAACAGATCAGCCAATATGCTGCCGCCGTAGCTACAAGCGCTGCCACCGCCGCCGCCACTGGCCAACCAGCACCACCCCAGCCCACCCCTCCTGGATACAGCTCCACAGCCAACTCCTCAACTACCACCACAGGTCCCAACACACCCACCACCACCCCTACtgctcccccaccacctccacatGCTGGCCCCCAGCCCCAGGCCAGGGTTGTGTTCACCCGGCCCCCCTTTGCAACTAACATGCCCCCTCCGGCCTTCGGCACCCGGGGAACCACCATAAATGTGAGGGCAGCCATGCCGGGCCAGCAGCCAGGGCAG GCTTTCAACCCTGCTGCTCTCAACCAGATGATAAGTGGACTGGTTGGACAGCTTTTGCTGCCAGGACAAATGG CCTCCTCCTCATTTTCTTTCTCCACCTCGGGTCCAACTCCTCCGCCTACCACAAGCTCTACTGGTACACCGAACCAATCTGAGACCAACACCAGTGACCCCCAGTCCCAGGAGATGCCCCCAGACCTCAGCCAGCTCCTGGGTTCTCTCTTGGGCGGTGCCGCTGCTGGCCCTCTAGGGGCCCCTTCAATTACTGTCACTACATCTGGTGTCCCAGCTTTCATCCAGGGAGTGAGTGAATTCATGCAGCAG GCCCAACCCATCTTCTCTCCACCCCCACCTCCATCTGGCACCACTCCTGCTGCAGGGCCCAACCCCACTCCCAATCCCCCTGCTGGAGCCGGAGCCGAGGCCCTCAACCCGGAGCTGTTCACAGGCATCGTCCGTGGTGTCCTGAGCACCATGATGGGCTCCCTGGGCCAGGCCCAGAACGACACAGAGAGCATTGCCCAGTTCATGCAGAGGCTGTCACAGGCTACCAACATTTTCATCAGTCCTGAAGATCCtactg GGTTTTTTGGAGAGCTGCTGATGTTGGTGTGCCAGACATTCACCATGTCAGACCTGGTGATGCTGCTTCATGGCCAGCACCAGCCCCTCGGCCGCATCCAGCCTCAGCTGTCCCAGTTCTTCACCCAGAACTACCTCAACGGCAGAGAGCCCACAGACGAGAACATTGCT GCTTCGGCTGACAGCCTTGTTAATGAGCTGGAGGAGTATATCAGTGAGAGTTTT AGAGAGTCTTCAGTCACAGTGTTGGAGGGTGTTGACGTCACTCAGACCAACATGTCTTTCTTCAGAcagcagctgatgcacattGCCACACATATTCTGCGTTGCACAG ATGATTCATTTGGACCCCGGCTGCTACAGATGTGCAACCAGGCATTGTTTGAGTGTCTTGCTCTCAACCTGCACTGCCTGAGAGGAGACCAGAGAGCCCTCACCGCAGTCATCAACCACCGAATA CGGAGGATGTCCAGTGACATCAGCCCCAGCCTGGTCAACTGGATGACCAGCATGATGACGATGAGGCTGCAGGTGATTCTGGAGCACATCCCCATCACACAGGAGCAGATCCAGAACTACATCGTTCACACACAG AGAGATCAGTCTTCTGCAACTGGCGCACAAGAGCCTGAACGAGCACAAAGTGCAACG ATTGGGGACACCCTCTCACCAGCTGCAGCGACAACAGCAGAGGAGGCCATGTCTGTGTCACACGAAACAAGGGCGTCATCACGGGAAACGAGGGCGTTGCCTGGAGACCTGGGAGCCTCAGGAGGAGCCGCACCATTAGGTGGCGACATGGCAGCGGCCGGAGCTGAGGGAGGGAGCGAGGAGTCTGCACGAGAGTCCGAGGCCTGGGCAGCTGCCGTTCCACCT GAATGGGTGCCCATCATCAGGTGTGATATGATGACCCAGAGGAAGATGAAGGCTCAGCCCCCGCTGTCTGATGCTTACCTGCACGGCATGCCGGCCAAACGCAGAAAG accGGACTGAGTGGTGGAagcctcctctccctctctgatgCGGTGAGTCAAGCAGCCAGGACAGCAGGAGTGAAGCCCATCACTTCTGCTGAGCGGTTACAAGACGATCTGGAGACCCAGGACCTGAAAGAAGCGTATGCAGAACAG